Part of the Rhinoderma darwinii isolate aRhiDar2 chromosome 2, aRhiDar2.hap1, whole genome shotgun sequence genome, AAATATGTTGTACTCAAGTGTGTGAGGCGGTTGGACTTCTTAacaaagattgcaatctccagaggaagtccaaccgtggcctaatctcattctgaagtgtaacatttcatatgacaggaaagccacaaacggttgTCAGTTAGTCTGTATTGCAATACgccttgatatgtgtatataaacctatgcttatgtaatgaaagcagacaactgctgatctgCACTGGTCTCCTCACCGGCGAGAATAAAGCTCTTATTGaggtgaaaacttgaatcattattgataagtatggaaaattcttctaacatcttggtcCTTCACATCCGGAAACCAATATCTCCTGACCCTCGTCCACCCGAGGACTGTACACCGTGCACGAGGTGagtcatcaaaatactcacttcaTTCAAAGACCTCCGATTTAATTACCGTTAAACAGAGGCCAGTCAGACAGAGGGACGAGGTGGAGTGacggtttttaaaaaaacatagtaaggagaattgaggattcaagttttcatctgaataactgtaatataattttgtttatatgtatttttattatttttcatatttaaatGTTATAAGGGTATATGATAAAACcctaagttggatcttaggtactaagactgggtcttagttatattaagcacaggtcttaatataaaaacctgggaataacggttctcgaggttagtagtccatagcctatgtgagaaggctacaggtaataaataactccgtgcagcacgtaaaagataaagcacttggagatttggaggatctcatatagagtattaggattagAAGTTTAAGAAtgtgactaaaagtattgaatgatcaaagttaaaaagaaagataaagactttcaaactgtggtgtaaagacacatccagaacatctgctgctggtttgaccagcctcttattgtctctggacgCTCCTGACACCAGAAGTTAAGGTAATCTAGTATTTATTTGGTGCAGTTGAAAGAAATGATTGTTATAGattaaacatatatgagactccttgactgtgaagattgaatgtatgagggttaaataaataaaactctgtgtgtgtataagggagtccaattagaaatggtcctttgtaaaattgttacactgacaaatcagtaggaaaaatactgttaaaaacacccaggaacattaagtatatgactgatcagcataatacttgtgAACGTTGTTgcgtgtgtgtgtactgtgacttTGGTGAAAATACTTTGTGATCAAGATATAcgaggtatacagaaatatagaatagAATAGTGGGTTTTGTTATTCATATCAAATCTGTTTGTTTGTTAATTGTTAATTAGGTGTCTTGTCCAAATGTGGCAAAAGTGAGAGTTGAGAGAGTCTTTCACATTTTCTCGTCGTGGTCAccttgggtgagcgacattagcgacattactgtcttgggactgtgttttggTAAGCGGCTCTAGACGTCTAGAGTGCTGCGAGTactacagtccagggagaataacgATTTGGTAAGCGGCCTTATCTAGAAGGTGCAGCAAACACGGTTATTCCACATTCCCAACTgaccatcaaaattctacaagGCTCTTTGAATGACACCAGattagagtcagatcatagaacCAAGATCAAATAATAGAATGAAGGTATAAATTAACGTTAGTAAGTCAAATTGTCAGGTAGAAAAATAGTGGATTAATGTCTATTGTCCCGAAGGCTTCTCATTAAGTTTGGTTGgtcttttattatttactatatttgtgaggatgaagatatttaaaaatattagaaaaggacAAAGGCCCAACAGATTGTTTTAAAAGGTCTTGTCATGGGTGTATGTTTGGATTAATGTTGGCTATTTCTACTGAAGGTtggagaatagtcaaaataattgataaaggatacAAAGTTAATCAAATCTTTCCATATTAAACGGTGTTTAGATTAAATATACATAAGACTCCTATTCTAGAAAAAACTATTGGCACATTATTAACGGACCTAGAAGGAGGCAAACTTTATATCCCTAGGGGACGCCTCatttaggtgtccattaaatagaTAGGAACCCGAGACATATACTGAAATTGCTAAATTAGACGTTctttcaaaaggacactgctTATAACATGGGTAACATACCAGGAATAGCTTCAGGATGTGGTAGTTTGTGTTGtatcaaaaaaaatatattcctttagaaggggatgttaagtatatgcacaaattagatgtggtgaatgtaaaatgatgatgataagggtgtggcaaatttggatttaaagggaatttgagtgtaattgaatgttataatttagtgaaggaaaTTGAAAAGCGTGAGGAGAATCAGAAAAGAAGTGTGTTCTTGATTGTGTAAGACGACGGTTGGAAGCATTTCAGAAAAGGGAATAAGGTAGAAGGttctgacagaatgttaaaatgatcgGAACTATAGAAGAATGTGTCAATATATGTGGATactgaattaattgaatttcaaattattgttattatattagtgtataaaaagtcctagaacattgaactaaagtacaagattgtgtaacTAGACTGACTTTTTAAGTAATTAAAGTTAGCTGTGTAAAATCAGGTTTTTAGAGTTATAAATACAGCAGTTTCCTTTTAGCATTTTGGCTTGCTGTGCTTTCTAGTTCTATAAGAAAAGGGAAGTGGTAaaagacaagggggggggggcagtgtgttaGAAAGTAATTTGCTGATCTCTCTGAAGAGAAATATTACAACAAGCAGTCTATGTGAAAGATAGTGCtaatttattagaaaataaattgatAATTATGTATTTTAATCTCTTATCACTCTGTCTCTAGATTGTTGtcaatattttgccttcacacagAGGCAAACAATATGCCTGGATGGTTGGTGCTTCCCCAGGGTGCAGCAAATTATCCTGATTATTGTCATCCGTGCAATGAAAGAACTGTTGGATAAGTAGTCTcccaaacactccaccacttgtctattgcaatatatttatatgtgcttaggaaacagtctcattattATTGTAATTTTTCTATATAGGTGTACTGCTATCTAAGACCACCCAGCCCCATATAACCATCACTATGCCTATGGTTGTAGAGAAAGGGGGGATGCCGGACCCTTATTGTACAAATTTGCAAATGACAAggacttgtttgatatggaacataaGCCTGATTGtcagtttaatgcaacttgaagctgaagggttaccaggtgtcactaatgtacctttgactaactatgatgttcagtattttgtagactgatccagatactggaataagcggacaggacatttcaccaccgggtatgcagtagtccaggacggtaagacagtgctgcaaatgtcattgccctccagcagctctgtccaagaggcagaactcatggcactcgcagaagcatgtaagttgggcacaggtaaaaggttGAATAtctatacagactcaaggtacacctttggtgtcgcacacgattatgacacaatatggcgcgcaagaggctttctgactgcagcaggcaaaccaatacaacactggtttgcccctgaatttcagaacgcagctgctcgacCTGTACAGGGTTGTctgacatgcgtcagacacaaccccggtaaaaatgacaaaaacacccagtaagcacatgcctcgccctgattaccccttctaacgactgcaggtggactacatacagctacccaaggtaggtgtatatgaatatgtccttgtatgtactgacgtgttttcaaattggcctgaggcatggccagtaaccaaaaacagctaaaaacactgctaggaaaatactcagtgaagtagtatgccgacatggggtcctgaagtaattgagagtgacagaaGAACCCACCTCACAGGAAAAGtactagggcatatacttactagcctcggcatcACAGAGGCATTCCATTTAcatacaccatattacccaagaaggtaaacatctgtatgaaggaagaaagtcagcaatactccaagcaccgaaacctctgacaaaaagacaaatgatgtcctttttgggtatgactaacttctgcagGAGTTGGATCGCCAATAAGGCTGCTATTACGGGACCATTGATGTCTATTTatgaagaggcattttttttcagataaaacaggttcttgtaggatcttcagtgcttggactacctgataagaaaaaaacctttattcaaactgtagattgtaaaaatggataaaatacttcagtgctaacacaggagtatggagGATAGGATAGACCCCTAGCTCACTACTCATGAAAACTTgacccagtagctagagccttaTCTCCCTGTGTTCAATCACTTGTAGCCGCCacagaagctataagagcttctgccacattagtgttatttatgatagaaagatgtaccactttaaatttttcgaccttgttgcctactgctgaggatggtgaaccacatgattgcctatcctccatagcagaaagagtgttaccaagatcagatcaTAAAGATGCTCcactaccaaatagtgatctcatacGGTTTGTAcatggatcttgtaagaacaaatacatcctaccaaACAACTTATTCAGATATGAAGCTATATTGAGCCATCGGACAAGcaatgtctcaacaggggggatggtagaaatcatatctaaagtgttcacggtatgtggctttactaactactctaaaaaaaaattgtttaacttgtttaacatgcgccaaacataatctacaggggaatgtaagaccaaagagtggacagttcccaagtccacaatatccattctaacacatttgtatggatttcattgaagttgtttttagcttcctaagatattaggtatatgttTATGGGTGTTCatttgaatctcagagtaggtaagaaAAAGTTTgacacacttgtcagataaaatatGAATTCTTCTAACaggcgggcattgaggacaccgtggaccaaaagGATTCCTGAAACACCGGTATATGGCAGAAGTCCagtggaatctgaaaatatgcaccgAACCAAaaaagggatctcctccacttgttgTAGGAATGGGGTTAggcgagtatgtattttattatttttgttaggcactattggggcattatactgtgtgaggggcagtgtcggggtatattatataccgtagtatacagcaggctcaggggatctaTATTTATTCAATGGTGTGGCATGcagaaaggggtgtggcctaatgatcgtttattaatcataatcgaggttacatgtacaATTTAtcctgattttgatttaggtcgtgATCGCCCAGCCCTAGCCCGGACCATGAATTAGTTGCCTCCTCAATGTAACTGTTGCTTGAGAGCTGCATCATAATTCTCCTCATGGTCTCTAAATGTAGGCACTGCTTTCTAACAAGTTACTAGTACTGTAATTTACTAACACGTCACCCTTTTTGTTTATCTTAAAAGTTAAAGGAATAATGCGGGCAAAATGGATACATCGTGTTATGTCTTGTGCAAagtctgagggggcggagcatgacacaggagtTCAAAGAACACAAGAGAATCctgctgtgtcatgcaccgccccctctggcctgcactagGTTTAATGCAGTACTGTATAAGTCTTCATCTACAGTATGCCTTTAAGGCACCTACAAATTTActtctcaataaaaataaaaaaaaagctatggttTGCGCATTGTTGACGCAGAGTGCGCTGTTCAGTCGCGTTTTTTCCAGTTCAGGAAAGTTCAGTCTCCACTGTGTTCATAttaacaaaaaatagaataaataaaaagGGAAATGACAAATGTCTCTGTTATAACATGAGTGGAAGTACAAGTTCCAAGATGCCTTGAAAGGCACTGGTTGAAGATCATGTATAGATGAAGTGCTGCAACCCTACACTATTACGGTACTGCTATGCATGTTATTGAATTCAGTACATATTTACCTTTCCTGAAATTTCAATTCCAATCTCATCCAACACCTGGTTCACAATGTCTTGGCTTTCCTCCTCATCATCAGAAGCATCAAAGATGTCATCCAGGGTGTCATTTACTGCAAAGGACATAAGCAAATGTgaaatcactctgtatctgtatgTTTAATAGCTTCTTATGTGTAATAATCTGATACTATTACTATACAATTATAACTGCCGGATTGGACTTGATTGTAGGGCTCTGGATTAGTTGTCCTGCGCCCAAACACACCACCGGTACTGTAGTTCAGTATTAGTTGTGTTGAACTACAGGTACCAGCAAGGCCTGCACCTAGTGGTCTAGGGGTTGCACGGGGCATTGAGAGGACTGATGAATCAATGATTGCTCCTCCGCCCCTTGATGCTGGGACTTATGCTGAATGCTATAGTGCCTGGTCCCAGCATTGAACTGCAAACCTGGTCCTTTATTCACGAGTACCATAGAACAAGAACATGAATTTCGGGAGTCTTACTCATTTCTTCTGTCATTTCCATCTTCATATTTTCTTTCTGGAAATTTTGCATTGTTTGGAGGGTTTTCTGTGGATCCATTTTCTTGTTAACGGCTTGCATCGtctaagaaaataataatatgttCTGAAAAGTCTGTCTGCCCTGCGATGGTAAAAGAGCATGGTAGTGTGTTTTATAAGGCTGCTCTAATACACCTGTATGGAGCCCTCACCTTTGCAGTAGTGGACATTGCACCAGCCATCTTCATCTGCGAGCTCATGACTTTGGTCTGTGTTGACATAGATGTAACTTTGGAACTTACGGCATAAGTTCGCGTTTTCTGCTTACGTAGCTGTACCAATTGCTTAGCTAGGACCCTGCAGGCTTCTCTATTACCCGTCTTGGCCATCTTCTTTATTTCCATTTCCTGGAGAAaaccaaaaaattatatatagattTTACAGATTGTATTGAAAATAACTAACTATTTTTCCAAATACTTATGGAGGTTGTAAAAAAGGTGTCCTGTTCTGCTTGTTGGTTAAAGTGGCTGACACTATAATAGTATTTAAGGataggatcacacacacaattttgatgcagttttttttcagccaaacAAAGGAGAGGACACAAAtggaaggagatgcatcagtcttttctttataccttttcttccttttggattcacttgtggctttggctcaaaaaactgcaacaaaaactgcATCCCAACTGGTCGTGGCCTCAAGGTTGCATTTTGCATCCTTACTCgacactaagggcatgttcacacggcttattttggtGTGTAAAACGCTtgtattacgctccaaaatacacctgcaaacagtttaccattgatttcaatgacaaatacactgctgtttacatgaggtgtatttttacactgCTAAATTGAAAAAAACGGCTCGTAAAAAAAAGTGACTTAAAataaagtagcatgtcacttcttgagagcattttttaagctgatttttcattgacattacagaaaaaaagcctcaaagtaagcttaaaattataaaaaaaaaaaaagcttaattcTCAGCTTAAAAACACCTTTAAATCTTTTTGTacatgtgaacattccctaacatTGAATCTGCCGGAGCGCTTTCTCCCTTCTACAGGAGAACGGTTTTGCAAAAAACATACATCAATTTCTTAGTTTTATGTCAATTACAGGGCACATGCTGAACATTCACCCTGTGGGCGGCTGAAATATTTAGGTCATTACCAAAAAGAAGCCTCACAATGGTTTCACACgcagcatttttttggggaggggggggggggggacaaaaaaaaaaaaaaaaaaaaaaaaagaggactaCTGCAGTTTGTTTTTAGCCAAAGTGAGAACTGGATCCTGCAGGAAGGAAATGTATAAGTCCTTCCTTTATAATTcccattcattttgaatccacttctgactttggcttaaaaaaaactgccCCTTTTTTCCCAAAGAACGCAGCGTGTCCACCCGGACTGTTTTTGTGTCCTTCACATGTAAAGAAAGCAGCAGGACATGCAATTTTTGCAGAAAACAAGGTTAAAAATGTTAATTTCTGCCTAGTCGGTGAATGATAAATCCCTTGCGCTCGTATCACTGCACACAGTTCGGCTTTCAGAAATCCGGGACAATTATATCCACCTGAAGCCTGACAATACTATGAACATGCCCCATGATCAGCAGAGAAGTATCTGGTCAGTGCGACGCTGCAGGAGAAATAAAACCTTACACGCTCCCTATTAAGACGAATGGGTTATGTGTATAGCACTTACAAGCAGAGCAACTCCAGAGACAAAGATGCTCTTTGTTGTCTATTCTGCATCAAAGAAGCCTCCCGGTGCGAATACATTTATATACCCCAATAGGGCAAATAGAAATCCTTCAAGGACATACCATATTGCCGACATCCAgctgaattgtgaatacagctctggactataCACAATGACCAGTTGtatgatcagtacaagataagtaatgtagtgtatatacAAAGTTACTCAGCATGTGGAGTATATCTATATATGAACATATACTTTAAACAACACTATAAATGTAACCTCCTCTTTGCCATGGCCCTATTAACCTGGTTTTATTATTGCCACTATCTAGTCTAACTCTTAGGCTGTACAACCCGTCTAATACATTTAATTCTGGATTTTGACATGCCAACCTGCAGGCTTGGCATACATTTTCACACTAAAAGCTCTACGAGTCTTCAGTTCACTCACcagctgtttctcctgtttttccAAGGCTGTTCGGTCTCTGGTTATCGCCCTCTGAGTGCCCCGTAGCTCCTTATTCTGCTCCTTTAttacatctgcaaaaaaaaaaaaaaagaagactttGGAAATAAATAAAAGTGCCCATATAAATGTCTGATTCCAAATGATCCTGGAATTCTCCTGGTAAGATTGCTGCAGACAACAGGAGTTTATTAATGATTGCATTAGACTTCCCGGGGTCAGATGGGCGATCATTGGCGAGGGGTTGTAATAATCTGTTGAAACTACAGGACGACTCGCACATATAAATATTTAATAGGGGAAAGATTTAGGGACATTGTATCTCAACTCCAATAGCTTAAAAAGCAGCTTTTACCTTCTGGTTCTGCGAGCGCTGAAGATCTGATTGTGGCAAGTGAGAGATAAACATGGCTCAGGGGGCTCATTAATCTAATTAGGGCGTTTATCGTCTTTAAGGGCCACGGAGCCAGAGAAATAATTACAACTATAAAGGGAACGGTCTTTATAATTCTGCATCGAACATTTTCAGACATCTAAGCAGGGGATGTgctacaaaactacaactcccagcatgctctaaaACTAGAAATACAATGTTTGTGTAAGTACAGAATGGAAacgcaggtatatatatatatatatatatatatatatatatatatatatatatatatttaagctGGTGTCCCTTTAAAGTGCTGGCCATTAAAAAAAGGTAGATTAACCGAAATCCCTATAACTGTGCTGCCTCTCGATAAGTCTGTACACCCTCCAGAGcacgtgtatttttatttttttttaaatccaattaCTGTATATAATGCAAATTCCAGATTTAAAAAGCTGTATACTTATCACTTAGAAAGTATATTGGATTTTTGAAGTTTCTATATCCAACAGGAACTTGTCAACATAATAATTACCAATTGTTCATAGTACAAAACAGGTCACCCTAAAGTACT contains:
- the CHMP2B gene encoding charged multivesicular body protein 2b; the encoded protein is MASLFKKKTVDDVIKEQNKELRGTQRAITRDRTALEKQEKQLEMEIKKMAKTGNREACRVLAKQLVQLRKQKTRTYAVSSKVTSMSTQTKVMSSQMKMAGAMSTTAKTMQAVNKKMDPQKTLQTMQNFQKENMKMEMTEEMINDTLDDIFDASDDEEESQDIVNQVLDEIGIEISGKMANAPSAAKGLPSASSTKATTISDEEIERQLKALGVD